One Nicotiana sylvestris chromosome 12, ASM39365v2, whole genome shotgun sequence genomic window carries:
- the LOC138883909 gene encoding uncharacterized protein: MNEGDAPCLFNEVQQALNQASVLHHETFLQYRDELNQFEAEVRGLTEKRDAYKLLSEQREGEAKSLRVELEVARKENTDLVEKVKVFEVSDDQLNSVTNTPNPQVQQNLDQIDQLQAEMDVIKVNAEEWKSKMDRLASKKETTRAQLASTEVQHQVTKKKAVVQAKNIEELQSQLISAVFDRETLDKELETAKSVAVVAKADADEMVAQYKVDSKAAQDRSKDIIEHAKQQSRREALEKIHAWGFDLSVEIESDKGLEAEAEKLAYPEDDEGSKGLSGSADGGYPKAHGHKAGSGEDQSV; encoded by the exons ATGAACGAGGGGGACGCGCCCTGCCTGTTCAATGAAGTACAACAGGCATTAAACCAA GCCTCAGTGCTTCATCATGAGACTTTTCTCCAATATCGGGATGAGTTGAACCAGTTTGAGGCCGAGGTTAGAGGGCTGACTGAGAAGAGAGATGCTTACAAGCTTCTCAGCGAGCAACGTGAAGGGGAGGCCAAGAGCCTACGAGTTGAGCTAGAGGTGGCTCGGAAGGAGAACACTGACCTAGTGGAAAAGGTAAAAGTCTTTGAGGTTAGTGATGATCAGCTAAACTCGGTGACTAACACTCCGAACCCACAGGTCCAACAGAATCTTGATCAGATCGACCAGCTTCAGGCAGAGATGGACGTGATAAAAGTCAATGCGGAGGAATGGAAAAGCAAAATGGATCGCTTGGCCTCAAAAAAGGAAACTACCCGGGCACAATTGGCTTCGACTGAGGTCCAGCATCAGGTGACAAAGAAAAAGGCCGTGGTGCAGGCCAAAAATATTGAGGAGCTCCAGTCTCAGCTAATTTCGGCCGTCTTTGATCGAGAAACTCTGGACAAGGAGCTTGAAACGGCCAAGTCGGTCGCCGTAGTTGCTAAAGCCGATGCTGACGAGATGGTGGCCCAATATAAGGTCGATTCCAAGGCGGCCCAGGATCGATCGAAGGATATCATCGAGCATGCAAAGCAGCAATCCCGAAGGGAGGCCCTCGAGAAAATTCATGCTTGGGGTTTTGACTTGTCGGTTGAAATTGAGAGTGATAAGGGGCTCGAAGCCGAGGCCGAGAAGTTGGCTTATCCCGAGGATGATGAAGGCTCCAAGGGTTTGAGCGGATCCGCGGATGGAGGATACCCTAAAGCCCATGGACACAAGGCGGGCTCCGGTGAAGACCAGTCCGTTTAA